One genomic region from Deferribacterota bacterium encodes:
- a CDS encoding TSCPD domain-containing protein translates to AVSKTVNFPNSATIEDVKKVYLIAHKYGCKGITIYRDGSREEQVLNIGQADKEKMAKEGQLSFKPRPRPKMLIGKTIEMMTGCGKLYVTINNDENGNPFEVFTSIGKAGGCAQSQCEAIGRLISVILRSGGKPETVIKQLKGISCHMKYGFGPHQILSCADAVAKAIEESLSEKINIKTNIKNNITIDKIVDEMENKEKNNKIHVRNGACPECGAQITYVEGCDICFSCGYSHCS, encoded by the coding sequence TGCTGTAAGTAAAACAGTTAACTTTCCAAATAGTGCAACCATAGAAGATGTAAAAAAGGTTTATTTAATAGCACATAAATATGGATGTAAAGGTATCACAATTTACCGTGATGGTAGCAGAGAAGAACAAGTTTTAAATATAGGTCAAGCAGATAAAGAAAAGATGGCAAAAGAAGGGCAATTATCTTTCAAACCAAGACCACGGCCTAAGATGCTTATTGGTAAAACAATTGAAATGATGACAGGATGTGGAAAGCTTTATGTTACTATTAATAACGATGAAAATGGTAACCCCTTCGAAGTATTCACAAGTATTGGAAAAGCTGGTGGTTGTGCTCAAAGTCAATGTGAGGCAATTGGTAGATTAATATCAGTTATATTAAGAAGTGGGGGCAAACCTGAGACAGTTATAAAACAATTAAAGGGAATATCATGCCATATGAAGTACGGATTTGGTCCACATCAAATCTTAAGCTGTGCTGATGCTGTAGCAAAAGCAATTGAAGAATCACTATCTGAAAAAATAAATATAAAAACAAATATCAAAAACAATATAACTATTGACAAGATTGTTGATGAAATGGAAAATAAAGAAAAGAATAATAAAATTCATGTAAGAAATGGGGCTTGTCCAGAATGCGGTGCTCAAATAACATATGTAGAGGGCTGTGACATATGCTTTTCTTGTGGTTATTCCCATTGCAGTTAA